A genomic region of Ictidomys tridecemlineatus isolate mIctTri1 chromosome 10, mIctTri1.hap1, whole genome shotgun sequence contains the following coding sequences:
- the Papolb gene encoding LOW QUALITY PROTEIN: poly(A) polymerase beta (The sequence of the model RefSeq protein was modified relative to this genomic sequence to represent the inferred CDS: deleted 1 base in 1 codon) yields MPFPAAGPGAPLAPPQPCGISSAISLAAPRDTDHELTQKLVETLKPFGVFEEEEELQRRILILEKLNNLVKEWIREISESKSLPQAVTESVGGKIFTFGSYRLGVHTKGADIDALCVAPRHVDRSDFFTSFYDKLKLQEEVKDLRAVEEAFVPVIKLCFDGIEIDILFARLALQTIPEDLDLRDDSLLKNLDIRCIRSLNGCRVTDEILHLVPNIDNFRLTLRAIKLWAKCHNIYSNILGFLGGVSWAMLVARTCQLYPNAIASTLVRKFFLVFSEWEWPNPVLLKEPEERNLNLPVWDPRVNPSDRYHLMPIITPAYPQQNSTYNVSVSTRMVMIEEFKQGLAITHEILLNKAEWSKLFEAPSFFQKYKHYIVLLASAPTEKQHLEWVGLVESKIRILVGSLEKNEFITLAHVNPQSFPAPKENPDKEEFRTMWVIGLVLKKPENSETLSIDLTYDIQSFTDTVYRQAINSKMFEMDMKIAAMHLRRKELHQLLPNHVLQKKKTHSAEGIMLSAVNDSNLHLTVDSENSMSVPLPMGATKTGPLTGSPQGRSSPALAVMATSVTNIQAPEVSLQQVNPSESSGVTLSESIPQTPSQPTISPPPKPTVTRVVSSTHLVNHPLDLQEMQQLIYLIL; encoded by the exons ATGCCGTTTCCCGCGGCCGGCCCGGGAGCGCCGCTGGCGCCGCCGCAACCCTGCGGCATCTCCTCGGCGATCAGCCTGGCCGCCCCCAGGGACACGGACCACGAGCTCACGCAGAAGCTGGTGGAGACCCTGAAGCCCTTCGGGGTGttcgaggaggaagaggagctgcAGCGCAGGATTCTAATTTTGGAAAAACTAAACAACTTGGTGAAGGAGTGGATACGCGAAATCAGTGAAAGCAAGAGTCTTCCGCAAGCTGTGACTGAGAGTGTTGGGGGGAAAATTTTCACGTTCGGCTCTTACAGACTGGGAGTGCACACGAAGGGTGCCGATATCGATGCGCTGTGCGTCGCGCCGAGACATGTCGACCGCAGCGACTTTTTCACCTCATTTTATGATAAATTGAAACTACAGGAAGAAGTCAAAGATTTAAGGGCCGTTGAGGAGGCATTTGTACCAGTGATCAAACTGTGTTTTGATGGGATAGAGATAGATATTTTGTTTGCAAGATTAGCATTGCAGACTATTCCAGAAGATTTGGACTTAAGAGATGACAGTCTGCTTAAAAATTTAGATATTAGATGCATAAGAAGCCTAAATGGCTGCCGGGTAACTGATGAAATTTTGCATCTAGTACCAAACATTGACAACTTCAGGCTAACTCTGAGAGCCATCAAATTGTGGGCCAAATGCCACAATATCTATTCCAATATATTAGGTTTCCTTGGAGGTGTTTCCTGGGCTATGCTAGTAGCAAGAACCTGCCAGCTTTATCCAAATGCAATAGCATCAACTCTTGTTCGTAAATTTTTCCTGGTGTTTTCTGAATGGGAATGGCCAAATCCAGTGTTATTAAAAGAGCCTGAAGAACGAAATCTTAATTTACCTGTGTGGGACCCAAGAGTAAATCCCAGTGATAGGTACCATCTTATGCCTATAATCACACCAGCATATCCACAGCAGAACTCCACATACAATGTTTCAGTTTCAACCAGGATGGTCATGATTGAGGAGTTTAAGCAAGGGCTTGCTATCACACATGAAATTTTGCTGAACAAGGCAGAGTGGTCCAAACTTTTTGAAGCTCCAAGCTTCTTTCAAAAgtacaaacattatattgtactTCTGGCAAGTGCACCAACAGAAAAACAACATCTAGAATGGGTGGGCTTGGTGGAATCAAAGATCCGAATTCTGGTTGGGAGCTtagagaagaatgaatttattaCACTGGCACACGTGAATCCCCAGTCATTTCCAGCACCCAAAGAAAATCCTGACAAGGAAGAATTTCGTACAATGTGGGTGATTGGGTTAGTGTTAAAAAAgccagaaaattctgaaactctcAGTATTGATCTTACCTATGATATTCAGTCTTTCACAGATACAGTTTATAGGCAAGCAATAAATAGTAAGATGTTTGAGATGGATATGAAAATTGCTGCAATGCATTTAAGAAGAAAGGAGCTTCATCAACTACTCCCTAATCATGttcttcagaaaaagaaaacacattctgCAGAAGGTATAATGTTGTCAGCTGTAAATGACAGCAACCTCCACTTGACTGTAGATAGTGAAAACAGCATGTCTGTGCCTTTACCTATGGGTGCCACAAAGACTGGCCCATTGACTGGCAGCCCTCAGGGAAGAAGCAGTCCTGCTCTGGCTGTGATGGCAACATCTGTGACCAACATACAGGCTCCTGAAGTTTCCTTGCAACAAGTGAATCCCAGTGAAAGCTCAGGGGTTACATTGAGTGAAAGCATTCCTCAGACTCCCTCACAGCCTACCATTTCTCCACCACCAAAGCCCACAGTCACCAGAGTTGTTTCTTCAACACATTTGGTAAATCATCCA CTAGACCTTCAGGAAATGCAGCAACTAATATACCTAATCCTATAG